The Parolsenella catena region GGCGACGTGGGCCGCAGCAAGACCAGGACGGCGTGCGCGTGGCTTCGCGGCTGGCTCCTGGACAACCCCGGCGGCTCGGCGCTCTTCGCCACGGAGGACTCGATGCTCGGCGAGGTCAAGAGCGCCTTCGACAGGCGCGACGCCGACGCGGAGGCCGTACTGGGGCGCTTCGTCTCGGCGGACTTCCTCGTCCTCGACGACATGGGCAAGGCCCGGCTCTCCGCGTGGGGCATCTCGCAGGTCTTCCGCGTCATCGACGGCCGCTGGGCCGGGCGCAGGCCGACGGTGTTCACCTCGCAGCACGGCCTGGCCGAGTGGGGCGAGGTCGCCGCGCAGAGCGGGGTCGAGACTGCCAAGGCGTGCGTGTCACGCATCTTCGGCGGGTGCGACGTGGTGAGGTTCGACGGCCGCGACGGCCGGATTTGTGGGGAGGCAAGGCCATGACGGAAGGAATCAGTCCCGACATCAAGCGCGCCTACAACAGGGTGAGGTACGAGAAGAGCCGCGAGTACAGGCGCCGCTATTACCTCGAGCACCACGAGGAGCGGCTCGCGTACCAGCGCGAGTACCGCAAGGCCGCGCGAGGGGAGGCACGCGGATGAGCCGCGAGAGGTGCGGGACGTGCTCCCGCTGGATGTGGGTCTGCGAGGACAGGTTCGGCGACATGCAGGGCGTGTGCTCGCTGGCCATGGAGCGCGAGTCCGGCGGGCTGCGCCTGCCGGTCGAGACGCTGGCCTGGGCCAGGGCGCACCTTTTGGGCGCGTGGCGCAGGCCCTGCGACGAGTGGGAGGCGGCGCGGGATGGGGCGTAGGTCGCGGGCGTGGGACCCGGTCGAGCTCGACGGGCCGGCGACGCGGAGGCTCGTCCGGGCGCTCTCCGCGGGCGTGCCGATGGACGCGCTGGAGCGCCGCTTCGGCCGGAACGGCGAGACGCTCGTGCGCGCCGCGAGGGCGGCCGGCTGGGACGGGACGAGGGCCCCGGAGCCGCTCGTGGCGGCCGAGACGCCCTCGAGCGTGTCGCTCCCGCCCGGCTACTACGGGTGCTCGAGGAGGCCGTGATGGATGACGAGATCTTGGGAGGGGAGAACGTGAGCGAACGAACGGGCATGCCGACGGCGGCCGACCGCAGGCTCCTCGCGGAGCGCCTGCGCTACCTCGTGGCGGGTGAGGACGGCTGGCCGACCGAGGGCGTGGGCGTGGCTCTGGGCCTGCTCGACGTGGTCACCGCCGCCGCGCCGCGCGCCCCGCGCACCGTGCCGGACGCGGTGCGGGCGCTGGCGGACCTCGTGGACGTGCCGAGGTGCCGCCTGGTCGACCGGTGGGACGCCGCCCGCGGCAGGCACTACGTGGACTGCACCGCCTGCCGCTTCGGCTCGAGGGCCGAGGGGCTGCCGGAGGGGCACCCGATGGCGACGCTCTCGAGGGAGCTGTGGAGGACCGGGGCGGCCGAGGCGTGCCAGCGCTGCCCGGTGTGCGGGGCGGAGGTGGAGCGTGACTGACCTGGAGTGGGACCGCGCGCCCAGGGAGTGGGCGACGTCCGAGGACCCGCGCCGAGGCGAGGGCTGCCGCGCGGACGAGCCGCCGACCGAGGTCGTGCGCGACCCCGAGTGGTACGTCGCGGGCGGGGTCGAGACCATCGACAAGATCGAGGCCGTCATCGACGGCCTGCCGGCGCGGGAGGCGTTCCTCCTGGGGCAGGTGGTGCGCTACGTTGACCGCGCGGGCCTCAAGGACGAGCCCGAGGTGGACCTCGGCAAGGCCAACAACTACGCCCACAGGCTCGTGACCGGAGATTGGAGGGTCGATGACCAAGGGTGAGCGGGACCTCCGCGTCGTGCGCGACGACGGCAGGGCGTTCGCCTCGCTCGATGCCGCCGGCGCCGCCACCTACGGGAGGCTGAGGTGCGGGGCCGGGATCGCCCGGGCGATCAGGACGGGCGGCAAGGCCGGCGGGCACCGCTGGCGCTACGCGCGGGGCTGCGAGCCTCGCGAGGAGGGGACCGACGCGTCCCGCGGGCGGTGGACGGAGCGCGAGCGGTGGAGGCTCGCGACGCTCTGGCCGCGGCACGGCCGGGACTGGGAAGGCTGGGCCGAGGCGCTTCCGGGCCGCACGATCGACGCCATCGAGGCGATGGCCCGGAAGATGGGTCTTCGGCCCAAGCCGAGGAGGGGCGCGTGGACGAGGGCGGAGGAGTCCGTCCTCCTGCGCGGCCTGATGGACATGGCGCGGGAGACGGGCAGGACGCCCGGCGCGATAGTGACGCGGCTGGGCCACCTCAGGTCCGCCGCGAAGCGGGAGGAGAGGGGAGCTAGGTGATGGAAGAGAAGGGGAACTGGTACGAGGGCGTCCCGGCACCCGTGGACAAGGACGGGAACGTGGTGCCTCTCGCGACGAGGAAGCTCTACGACGGGACGGGCCATGAGATCGAGGTCGGGGAGATCGCCCTCGTCGACTCCAAGCTCAGCGGAGGCCTGGTGTGGCGCGTCAGGGAGGTCGACGGGCCGATCTTGACGCTCAGCCTCCTCCACCTCGAGCGGCCCGACACCTGGGAGCGCGTCGAGGCGGACCTCATGGCCATGGCACGCGCGGACTGCGCCTGCTACTACTTCGGGGCCGGCGCGGACCTCAATTGCGACGAGTGCCCGGCGGAGAGCTGCTCTGAGTCGTGCTTCGTGGAGGCCGCCCGCGACGTCCTGCGCCGCTGCAAGGCCATCGCGGGGGTGGCGTAGGTGTCCGCCGCCGGAGTCTGCTGGTTCCTGGTCGCGGCGCTGGAGCTCGCCCGCTACGTGGCTGACCAGCCGGGCGGGGCAGACGCGTCGGGGCACGGGCTGTTCTTCATGCTGGCGCTGGTCCTGGTCTACCTGGACATGATCTACGAGAGAGGAAGATGACGATGCGCCATGGGAGGGCCGTCGACGTGGCCTCGCCGCCGGAGCCGATGCCCGAGCTCAGGCCGATACCGTCGACGGGCGGGCTCTACCTCGCCGGGGCGGACGGCTCCGTGTGGCGGGCGGCGGGGTTCGATGCCCGCGGCGTGTGGCGGCCGCCCAAGCGCTGCGCCACGCGCGTCGAGGGAGGCGGCGCGGGCCGAAACCACCGGGGCAGGTACCTGCGGGTGAACACCACGGTCCGCGGGGTCCAGAAGGACCGCCCCGTGCACCGCCTGGTCGCGGAGGCGTGGCTCGACGGATACCACCCGCTGCTCGTGGTGCACCACGAGAACCACGACTGCCGCGACAACCGGCCGGAGAACCTCAGGTGCATGACGCGGGCCGAGCACGAGAGGCTCCACGGCCACGACGTCACGGACGTCGACGTGGCCAACGCGCGATACGACTTCGAGCTGCGTCGCGACGACCCATGGCCGGACCCCTACGCGCCAGAGCGCCGCGAGGCGCAGCTCGCCCGCCCGAGCCGGCGCGCCGGTCCCGAGGGCAGGAGGGACAGGGCCGCGGCGAGGCTCGACGCGCTCATCGGGATGTGTGTAAGCGTGAACGAAAGGGAGAACGAAGATGGACAGCGGTAACACCGGGCACGCGCCCACGCGATCGACGGACCTCGGGGCGCTCCAGGGCCTCATGTTCGAGGAGCTCGACAACCTCATGGCGCTCGACCTGTCGGGCGACCCCGACGTCATCGACGCCGAGATGCGCCGCGCCGAGGCGGTGAGCTCCATCGCGTCGACGGCCATCGACAACGCCAACACGGTGCTGCGCGTGGTGCAGCAGCAGTCGATGGCGGCCTCGACCGACCGCAGGCTGCCCCGCATGATCACGGCGGGCTAGCTTGCTGCCGGAGACGGTGCCCGTGCGCTGGTCGAAGGAGCCCGAGAAGGAGGCGTGGATGCTCGCCCACGCCTCCGACGGTTCCAGGGCCGACGTCGGCGCGGCGTTCGCGGAGAGGTTCGGCCACCCGCTGAGCCCGACGCAGGTGAGCCTGTTCCGCGCCGGGCACGGCATGCAGACCCGCCGGGCGAACGGCCACGGCGTCACGGTGCCGGTGGGAGCCGAGCGCGTGCGCAAGGGCTACGTGTGGGTGAAGGTGGCTGAGCGCCCGCGCGTCCCGTTGTCCAAGGACAACTGGCTGCCGAAGCAGGTGGACGTCTGGCAGCGCACCCGCGGGCTCGAGCTGCCGCGAGGATGGGTCGTGATCTTCTGCGACCACGACAGCCGGAACTTCGACCCGGCCAACCTCAAGGCGGTGCCGCGCTCGCTCTTCGGGCCCATGAACCAGCTCTGCTCGTGGCATGACAGGCGCTCGTGCGAGGCGGCGCTCGCCTTCGCGGCGCTCAGGTGCGGGATGGCCGCCGCGTGCGCCCGGCCGAGGCGGTGCGTGGTCTGCGGCCGCGAGTTCGTGCCGGATGTGAAGGGGATGGCCGCGGCGCACCAGGTGACCTGCCGCTCCTGCCTCGACGCCGGGCGCACGAGCTACGGGCGCCGGCGCGGCCAGGGTCGCGCTGGCGGCACGTGAGCCTGGCCTGGCCAAGAATCCGGAAATCCCGATTCTTGGCCAGGGATGGGGACGCGAGCCGGGCGTTTGGCTCGCTCGCGTCCCCGCTTTGCCCGGATTCGGCCGTGTTTGGCCATAAGTGGTGACGCGAAGTCGCGATTTCGCGACTTCGGGGACTCGGAGGTTGCATGATCAGCTCTCTGCTCGAAATCATGGCGGTCGTCGGCCCGCTCGAGCTCGTCGTGGCCGTGGGCGAGGCCATCCTCATCGTCGCGACCCTGCGGTGGGTGCGCCCGTGAGGGCGCGGGGCCGCGAGGTGCCCGCCTTCTCCGTGAGGCGGGGGCGCGGCGGCGTGTGGGAGGCGAGGGCGTACATGGGGCGCGACCCGGTGACGGGCCGCGCCCTTCGGCCGTACCGGCGCCTGCCGGAGGCGTCCTCCGAGGAGGAGGCGCTCGAGTACGCCCGCGCCTGGGCCGAGGGCCTGGCGCCCGGCACCGCCGCGGGGCGCAGGCTCGACGAGATGCTCGCCGAGTACGTGGACGGCCTGGCCGCCTACGGCCGGGCCGCGCAGACCGTCGAGACCTACCGCTCGACCATCCGCCACCAGGTGGCGCCCACCATCGGCTCGGTCCCGGTGGGCGAGCTGGAGGCGTGGGAGGTCTCGACCGCCTACCGAATGCTCATGGCGGGACGGTCCGGCGCGAGGCCCGTCGGCCCCTCGACCGTGCTCAAGATGCACTCGCTCCTCTCCGGGGCCTACGAGCAGTGGAGCCGCGAGGGCCTGGTCTCGCGCGACCCGATGCCGAGCGTGACCAAGCCGCGGCGCCCGATGGGGTCGGCCCGCTCGATGGGCGAGGGGTCGTTCTCGGCGCTGTCGGCAGCGCTCGCCGAGGCCATGGCCAAGGGCGGCGCGGACGAGAGGGCCTGCGCCGCGGCGGCGTACGTCGCGCTCTCCACTGGCATGCGCGACGGCGAGGTCTGCGCCCTGGCGCGCTCGTCGCTGCGCCGCCTGACCCACGAGCTCAACGTCCACGCGACGATGACGGAGCGGCCCAGGCTCGAGCGCAAGCCCATGGCCAAGAGCTCGGCGGGATGCCGCAACGTCGCGATCGACCCGGAGTGCGAGGAGCGGCTCGCCTGGCTCATGGCCCGCGAGGCCGGGGAGCTGGGCGGGCTGCCCGAGGACGCGCCGCTCGTCACGCGCGACGGCTCCTGGATGCGCCCGAGCGCGCAGAGCGCCGCCTTCTCCAGGCTCGCGAGGTCGCTCGGCCTGCCCGCCGGGACCACCATGCACACGCTCAGGCACACGCACGCGACGATGCTGCTCTACTCCGGCGTGCCGGTGGAGACGATCAGGCAGCGCCTGGGGCACGCGGACGTGGCCACGACGCTCAGGCTCTACGCCCACGCGCTCGAGGGCGCGGACAGGGCGGCGGCGGAGGCCTGGGAGGGCGTGAGGCTCGGCGTCGGCGGGTGTGCCACGGGTGAGCCACGCGGGGGTGGCCGCGATGGGCGGTAGGCGCAGGTGGCGGCGCGAAAGCGGGGCAGCGCGGCAAAGAACACCTAATTCTTTGAGAGTGCGTGAAAACGGGGGAAACGAGACGAGGACGGAGGCATCACTTGGCTGAGCGCGACTACCTGACGACGCGTGACTTCCTGAGCGCCCGCGACTTCTTCGAGACGGTGCGAGACGCCGTGCTCGAGGGCGAGCGGGCGCAGCGGCAGATCAAGGCGATGAAGGCGGGGGAGGGCATCCGCCCGGCGTCCCTCTTCGGCGGGCGTGGCGGCGGCCGTGACGCGAGTGGCATGGCGAGGGTGGACGCCCGCATCGACCTCGAGTCGGTCTACGAGCGCAGGATCGCCGAGGCCGCGTCGCTCGTGGCAGCCGCGCGCGACGTGATCTACGGGCGCGACCAGGAGCCGGGCGGCGTCGCCGCGCTCGTCGGGCCCGTGGCCGCCGACGCCCTCTTCTGGCGCTTCTGCAAGGCCGAGAGCTGGCACGTGGTGATGGCCTCGTGCGGCGTGTCAGAGTCGACCTGCCGCCGGATGGTCGACGTGGGCATAGACGCGGTCCAGGCCTACGGCATCTCCCGCGCCATCGCCGGCGTGGGCGTCGCGGAGGGATGAGGAATATGGCCACGGGTGCGCTGGCATCCGTGGCCATTATCCTGCGCAAATATATAGGAATGTGCTTGCAAGGTATAGCGGGGTGCTATATACTATAGGCGTCAGCTGAGGGAGAGGAGGAACGTTGGATGACCTGATAAATCAGCTGATAGCCACGACGTTCGGCGTGATACTCGCCAAGGTCGTGGACGTCGTCTGGGAGCGTCTAGAAGAGAAGACCTCCAGGCGCCGGGGAGACGGAGAGAGGAGGTCATAGGCACGAGGGGCGCCCGGTGGCTCGGGCGCCCTGCCTGGCTTCGATTCTAGAAGGAGGCCGGAATGGTCGCAACTTTCATTACCGCGTTCGTGGTGGCATTGGTGGCGTTCCGCATGTGGAGGAGGAAGTAATGGCGTACAGCGAGGCGATGCGCAGGGCGCAGGCCGAGTACCGCAGGAAGAACGTGAGGCAGATCAGCGTGAGGTTCTACCCCGACACCGCCGAGCTCTACGAGTGGGCCAAGGCCCAGGGCAACGCCCAGGCCTACATACGCGACCTCATCCGCGCGGACATGGAGGCGAGGCGCGATGCGTCTTCGTCGGTGGCGGACTCTGAACAGGTCTGACAGGTTGTGAACAGGTCTGACAGGTTGTGAACAGGTGTGACAGACTCTGAACAGGTGTGAACAGGTCTGACAGACTCTGAACAGGTGTGACAGGTTGTGAACAGGTGTGAACAGGTCTGACAGGGTTGGCGCGTGTTAT contains the following coding sequences:
- a CDS encoding ATP-binding protein, which encodes MARDVSSALAEITSRYGIPAEVPAPRPVPPQVTHGTAREIVLAQIAAGAGASIPQGLLDRAGLTRDGRDAADELLRRATEAAGVPPEFRDVEPDRSRNDRFAPERHRGVWAYGDVGRSKTRTACAWLRGWLLDNPGGSALFATEDSMLGEVKSAFDRRDADAEAVLGRFVSADFLVLDDMGKARLSAWGISQVFRVIDGRWAGRRPTVFTSQHGLAEWGEVAAQSGVETAKACVSRIFGGCDVVRFDGRDGRICGEARP
- a CDS encoding DUF3310 domain-containing protein; this encodes MTDLEWDRAPREWATSEDPRRGEGCRADEPPTEVVRDPEWYVAGGVETIDKIEAVIDGLPAREAFLLGQVVRYVDRAGLKDEPEVDLGKANNYAHRLVTGDWRVDDQG
- a CDS encoding SANT/Myb-like DNA-binding domain-containing protein, encoding MTKGERDLRVVRDDGRAFASLDAAGAATYGRLRCGAGIARAIRTGGKAGGHRWRYARGCEPREEGTDASRGRWTERERWRLATLWPRHGRDWEGWAEALPGRTIDAIEAMARKMGLRPKPRRGAWTRAEESVLLRGLMDMARETGRTPGAIVTRLGHLRSAAKREERGAR
- a CDS encoding HNH endonuclease signature motif containing protein — protein: MRHGRAVDVASPPEPMPELRPIPSTGGLYLAGADGSVWRAAGFDARGVWRPPKRCATRVEGGGAGRNHRGRYLRVNTTVRGVQKDRPVHRLVAEAWLDGYHPLLVVHHENHDCRDNRPENLRCMTRAEHERLHGHDVTDVDVANARYDFELRRDDPWPDPYAPERREAQLARPSRRAGPEGRRDRAAARLDALIGMCVSVNERENEDGQR
- a CDS encoding HNH endonuclease, which translates into the protein MLPETVPVRWSKEPEKEAWMLAHASDGSRADVGAAFAERFGHPLSPTQVSLFRAGHGMQTRRANGHGVTVPVGAERVRKGYVWVKVAERPRVPLSKDNWLPKQVDVWQRTRGLELPRGWVVIFCDHDSRNFDPANLKAVPRSLFGPMNQLCSWHDRRSCEAALAFAALRCGMAAACARPRRCVVCGREFVPDVKGMAAAHQVTCRSCLDAGRTSYGRRRGQGRAGGT
- a CDS encoding tyrosine-type recombinase/integrase, whose product is MRARGREVPAFSVRRGRGGVWEARAYMGRDPVTGRALRPYRRLPEASSEEEALEYARAWAEGLAPGTAAGRRLDEMLAEYVDGLAAYGRAAQTVETYRSTIRHQVAPTIGSVPVGELEAWEVSTAYRMLMAGRSGARPVGPSTVLKMHSLLSGAYEQWSREGLVSRDPMPSVTKPRRPMGSARSMGEGSFSALSAALAEAMAKGGADERACAAAAYVALSTGMRDGEVCALARSSLRRLTHELNVHATMTERPRLERKPMAKSSAGCRNVAIDPECEERLAWLMAREAGELGGLPEDAPLVTRDGSWMRPSAQSAAFSRLARSLGLPAGTTMHTLRHTHATMLLYSGVPVETIRQRLGHADVATTLRLYAHALEGADRAAAEAWEGVRLGVGGCATGEPRGGGRDGR